In the genome of Paracoccus tegillarcae, one region contains:
- a CDS encoding sulfite exporter TauE/SafE family protein yields MVEGLMVAMIAFALGGILKGAIGAGTPVIVIPLMSIYFDVPYAVSVFVLPALLSNIWQGWQYRHALLDRGFVIRLAIGAAIGALIGSILLASLPSDFLSITVGVLALCYIGFRLAKPDWQLDYGLASRIVLPVGVMAGILQGAAGISAPVSMTFLHALKLSRPQFIATISVLFSSMAMVQLPTLTSLGVLDGQRFLISMAACIPLFLGMPVGAWLVRHVQPKVFDRLIMILLFVIAVGLILESL; encoded by the coding sequence ATGGTCGAAGGACTTATGGTGGCGATGATTGCATTCGCTCTGGGCGGCATCCTGAAAGGTGCCATCGGCGCGGGCACGCCGGTCATCGTCATCCCGTTGATGTCGATCTATTTCGACGTGCCATACGCGGTCTCGGTCTTCGTTTTGCCGGCTTTGCTGTCCAACATCTGGCAGGGCTGGCAATATCGGCACGCGCTGCTGGATCGAGGCTTTGTCATAAGGCTGGCCATTGGCGCGGCGATCGGTGCGCTGATCGGATCGATCCTTCTGGCCTCTTTGCCATCGGATTTCCTGTCGATCACGGTTGGCGTGCTGGCGCTGTGTTACATCGGGTTCCGTCTGGCCAAACCCGATTGGCAACTGGATTACGGGCTGGCCAGCCGGATCGTGCTGCCCGTCGGAGTGATGGCAGGCATTCTGCAGGGTGCGGCAGGCATTTCGGCACCGGTTTCGATGACCTTTCTGCACGCGTTGAAACTGAGCCGGCCGCAATTCATCGCCACCATTTCGGTGCTGTTCAGTTCGATGGCGATGGTTCAACTGCCCACGCTGACCAGCCTTGGTGTGCTGGATGGACAGCGTTTTCTGATCAGCATGGCCGCCTGCATCCCGCTTTTTCTGGGCATGCCTGTCGGCGCCTGGCTTGTGCGCCATGTCCAGCCAAAGGTCTTTGACCGGCTGATCATGATCTTGCTGTTCGTGATTGCGGTCGGCCTGATCCTGGAATCGCTTTAG